A part of Lactobacillus sp. ESL0700 genomic DNA contains:
- a CDS encoding LysR family transcriptional regulator has product MNNRLLIFLETLENSNSISEAAQKLYLSQPYLSRVIKKYEQKYNVILVKRDTKPIKLTPAAHLLIKYLRKNLQLQHQLKVKMKQYEKNSFPTLQMGITPPLGEKFNLVVLPQLFAKFPNLQTKTFELSTADAEKAFQDGQLDLFVGNTILLPNVKNESLYTSAQVLVLGRYSHLYEAGKREIKLTAQDLNKINHEKFIVTDGERGYQAIINNYFSNIGLEFYPTIHVRDSTTALKLAELGLGNMTTSIEAVNEQKLSNINYVRLPRNEINVNFSISTIKSQPRLTDEIKYATQILKTDFVDKII; this is encoded by the coding sequence ATGAACAATCGCTTATTAATTTTTCTGGAAACATTAGAAAACAGCAATTCAATTTCGGAAGCCGCGCAAAAATTATACTTGAGTCAGCCCTATCTTAGCCGTGTCATTAAAAAGTATGAGCAAAAATACAATGTTATTTTAGTTAAACGCGACACTAAACCAATCAAATTAACGCCAGCAGCACATCTATTAATTAAATATTTACGGAAAAACTTGCAGCTGCAACATCAATTAAAAGTAAAAATGAAGCAGTATGAAAAGAATTCTTTTCCCACCTTACAAATGGGAATTACGCCGCCATTAGGTGAAAAATTCAACTTAGTCGTATTGCCGCAATTATTTGCAAAATTTCCTAACCTGCAAACCAAAACTTTCGAATTAAGCACGGCAGATGCCGAAAAAGCCTTTCAGGATGGGCAATTAGATCTTTTTGTCGGCAATACGATTCTCTTACCAAATGTTAAAAATGAAAGCTTATACACTTCTGCACAAGTTTTGGTTCTAGGCCGGTACTCACATTTGTATGAAGCTGGTAAACGTGAAATCAAGCTGACAGCTCAGGATTTAAATAAAATCAATCACGAAAAATTTATCGTGACTGATGGCGAGCGCGGCTACCAGGCAATTATCAACAACTACTTTAGCAATATTGGCCTAGAATTTTATCCCACGATCCACGTTCGTGACTCTACAACAGCACTTAAATTAGCTGAACTAGGATTAGGAAACATGACAACCAGTATCGAAGCTGTCAACGAGCAAAAGCTATCCAATATCAACTATGTCCGTCTGCCTAGAAATGAAATTAACGTTAATTTTTCTATTTCCACAATTAAGTCGCAACCAAGGCTCACAGATGAAATTAAATATGCAACGCAAATTCTAAAAACAGATTTTGTTGATAAAATTATTTAA
- the ribH gene encoding 6,7-dimethyl-8-ribityllumazine synthase: MKELTGKLVAQQDKRIGIVVAKFNGVVTDRLLSGALEQLKMSGVPSDNIVVVHVPGAYEISRTVNCLAKSGKVDGIIALGAVIRGETDHYTYVCEGTASQLAAATANGPVPVMFGVLMTDTVAQATDRAGGKSGNKGAECATDILEVLSLEEQINNL, encoded by the coding sequence ATGAAAGAACTGACAGGAAAATTAGTGGCACAGCAAGATAAAAGAATTGGAATTGTGGTTGCCAAATTTAATGGCGTTGTGACCGATCGCTTACTTAGCGGCGCTTTAGAACAATTGAAGATGTCTGGTGTACCTAGTGACAACATTGTTGTTGTTCATGTGCCAGGGGCATATGAAATTTCGCGGACTGTTAACTGTTTGGCTAAAAGTGGTAAGGTTGATGGCATTATCGCTTTGGGCGCAGTTATTCGCGGTGAAACCGACCACTACACTTATGTTTGTGAAGGTACAGCGTCACAATTAGCAGCAGCCACTGCTAATGGTCCAGTACCAGTAATGTTCGGCGTCTTGATGACCGACACTGTTGCTCAAGCAACTGATCGTGCTGGTGGAAAATCTGGCAATAAGGGAGCTGAATGTGCAACGGATATCTTAGAGGTTCTAAGCTTGGAAGAGCAAATTAATAATTTATAA